The DNA region CGGGTAGTACGGCACCGTGCTGTACCCGTTCCCTCCCGCCACCACGACCAGCGTCCCGGCCGCCCGGGCCTCGGCGATCGCGTCGCACATGGGCCGGGCGTCCTGCGCGCTGATGCCGCCGCCCAGGCTCAGGTTCATCACCTGCGCCGGGTGGGGGTTGGTGTACGTCACGCCGTCCAGCGTGACCGGCAGGCCCGCGGCGTAGCGCACGCCGGTTACGACGTCCGCCACCTCCGCGTCCCCGTACGCGTCGATCACGCGCACCGGCAGCACCTTCACGGGCGCGCCGGCGCTCGCCCCGACCACGCCGGTCGTGCTGCACCCCTCGCAGCTGCCCTGGTTCTCGCCCCAGCGCGCCACGATCAGGCCGGTGACGTGCGTGCCGTGGCTGCCCCCCACCCGCCCGGGCACGAGGGGATCGGTGGGGTCGGTGTCCGGCCCATCACCGTCGCCGTTGTTTCCAGCCAGGACGTCCAGCGCTCCCTCCCCGGGGCCCCACAGGCCGCCCGCGAGGTCCGGGTGGTCGAACCGCACGCCGGAATCCAGCACCGCCACCGTCACTGGGCGGGTGTACGCGCCGGCCTGCATGTCCTTCCACACCGCCTGATACCCGGTGACCCGGAACGGCCACTGCAGCGGCGCGTACTGGTCGGTGGGGGAGACCGGGAAGACCAGCGGCCCCGTCTGCTGCGGGTGCAATACCGCGTTGGGCACGGCGTACTCCACGGCCGGGTCGGCCTTCAGGGCGGCCAGGGCCGCCCGCACGTCCCTGACCCGCAGCACGCTGGTGCGGGCGTCCAGGGCGCGCACCGACCCCACGTTCACACCCTGGGCGCGCAGTGTGGCGGCCGCCTGCGCCTCCGGCCGGGCCGACTGGGCGGTGACCGCGCCGCCCGCGCGGTACTTCACGATGACGCCCCGGGTTTCGGCCGGCTCCTGGGCCCGGAGGGCCTGCACGGCCACGTCCGCGCCCTGCACGCTGGCGGTCTGACCGTCGGTGATCCGCCCGGTCAGTTCGAACTGCGCCGCCCTGACCTGCACGGTCGAGGTGCCGCTGCGGCGCAACACGTCCTGCCACGTCACCTCGAAGCTGCCGCTCAGCTCCGGCTGGTCCGCGGTCAGTGGCGTGCCTGCGCGGCGGTCCACGCTGACCGTCACGTTCACCGGCCCCTGCCCGGACAGCGGCGTCACGGTGATCCAGGCGGGCACGTTCGTGATCTGCCAGCTGCCCGTGAAGTTGGCCGTAAGCGGCGCGCTGGTGCCCTGCC from Deinococcus ficus includes:
- a CDS encoding S8 family serine peptidase, giving the protein MSFRASAPLLIAAALLLAGCDRSSSPGFPNQTVTVGQGTSAPLTANFTGSWQITNVPAWITVTPLSGQGPVNVTVSVDRRAGTPLTADQPELSGSFEVTWQDVLRRSGTSTVQVRAAQFELTGRITDGQTASVQGADVAVQALRAQEPAETRGVIVKYRAGGAVTAQSARPEAQAAATLRAQGVNVGSVRALDARTSVLRVRDVRAALAALKADPAVEYAVPNAVLHPQQTGPLVFPVSPTDQYAPLQWPFRVTGYQAVWKDMQAGAYTRPVTVAVLDSGVRFDHPDLAGGLWGPGEGALDVLAGNNGDGDGPDTDPTDPLVPGRVGGSHGTHVTGLIVARWGENQGSCEGCSTTGVVGASAGAPVKVLPVRVIDAYGDAEVADVVTGVRYAAGLPVTLDGVTYTNPHPAQVMNLSLGGGISAQDARPMCDAIAEARAAGTLVVVAGGNGYSTVPYYPAACTDAVAVGSVTLSGPGTLTHAKYSNRYAQIVLSAPGGSDSVTDAFNGALLNGARFPDSVFSTSWNYTKDQPSYEGMSGTSQASPQVAALAALLLSKGVTTNATDTLERLIATSRDLGPAGRDESYGFGVINAAAALNAPAVTGLRVVDDAARNLLPRVQGTGEFRAWLGDGTYRVIAGTDVDANGVFGEVGEPRAETAVTLGASQPSVRLPDLVVR